The bacterium genome contains the following window.
GTGATAGTCATTCCCGGTTTCTTCAACCTGGTGCACGGTCAGAACTCCGGCGTGGTTTGGGGATTCATGCGGGGCGTGCCGGGCATGGCCTACGTCTTCATGGCGATCCAGGCCCTGGTCTCCCTGGCTATGGTCGCCTGGCTCGGCCTGGGCCGGGATATCAGCAAGCTGCAGCTCTGGGGCTTCGGTTTCATCCTGGGCGGGGCGCTCGGCAACCTCGTGGACCGCATCCGCCTGGGCGGCGTGGTGGATTTTCTGGACTTCAAGTTCGGCAGCTTCACCTGGCC
Protein-coding sequences here:
- the lspA gene encoding signal peptidase II; translated protein: MPWPGWKSFGETLKGRSLALWLALVALVIDQASKIAITLTIPQRHGVIVIPGFFNLVHGQNSGVVWGFMRGVPGMAYVFMAIQALVSLAMVAWLGLGRDISKLQLWGFGFILGGALGNLVDRIRLGGVVDFLDFKFGSFTWPTFNAADTCVVVGVGLVILSLIIAEVRSHKKKT